TGGTATTAAAACGAAGCGGTTTTTACCGGAAATCCCCCCTATCATAAAGAAAACTGCGGAAAAACTTAATTTTCCTATTCTCGATCTGCCCTTGGATTTATCCTTGTCCGAAATTATGAATCCCATAATCAGCAGTATCGCCGACAAGCAATCTTATGTATTACACCGCACAATTGAAATTCAGAAAACTTTAAACAGAGTTGCTATTCAAGGCGAAGGACTCCGCTCGATTATAACCTGCCTGAGCACATTAACACAATGTCCTGCAGGATGTTATGACGTCAACGGCGCGCCCCTCGTCCATTGGGTACCGGAAAAACTCCCGGGAATTGACAATAATATATTAAAGAAATTTGATACCTTCTTAAAACAGAAAGTAACCAACAATGACAGTCTCCAAGATTTGTTGGCCCAAACCAAATCTCCCTGTACACAAAATCTTCTTATTGAAAATAACTTCTATTTTATTACTTCCTTTCCCGTTATGTCAGATAATGAATCCTTTGGGCATATTTCAATTATTCAGATAACCGATACCTTTTTAGACATTAATTGTATTGCTTTAGAACAAACTTGCATTGTAGCAGCCCTGGATTTTGCAAAACAAAAAGCAATTATCCAAAGTCGCCGAATCTATTCCAGAGATATACTCGAGTATATTTTAATTGATGATCCGTCAAAGTATAATCTGGATGAAATTCTCTCGGGTTCCAGATTAAAAAAGGCTAAATTTTTTGAATGTTGGATAATTCAAGTGGACGAAAGAGAAACGGTAAATGTTCCCGTCATTCTGACCCGCCTATACAAAGCAACGCAGCAACTGTTAACATCCACCAATCCTTTGTCAATAGTATCTGAACGAGCAGGCAAAATCATTGTACTGGCAGCGTCTACTAACGAATTTATAAAAGACCCGCACTTAGGGATAACGCTGCATAATATCTTTCACAATATATACCCAAGCCTTAAAATTTCCATTGGTGTCGGCACAATAGCTACTGA
This Pelorhabdus rhamnosifermentans DNA region includes the following protein-coding sequences:
- a CDS encoding PucR family transcriptional regulator, yielding MYLLIKDVLQLFQNKSISLVAGFAGLDNIVSSANIMDAPDILNWVKPGDLILTTAYIVKDNPVLQERLIRELSTIGAAGLGIKTKRFLPEIPPIIKKTAEKLNFPILDLPLDLSLSEIMNPIISSIADKQSYVLHRTIEIQKTLNRVAIQGEGLRSIITCLSTLTQCPAGCYDVNGAPLVHWVPEKLPGIDNNILKKFDTFLKQKVTNNDSLQDLLAQTKSPCTQNLLIENNFYFITSFPVMSDNESFGHISIIQITDTFLDINCIALEQTCIVAALDFAKQKAIIQSRRIYSRDILEYILIDDPSKYNLDEILSGSRLKKAKFFECWIIQVDERETVNVPVILTRLYKATQQLLTSTNPLSIVSERAGKIIVLAASTNEFIKDPHLGITLHNIFHNIYPSLKISIGVGTIATELSNARQSYHNALTCLRIGQQIKGTGQVTFPYEVACYSILENYDSAALVSQIFDSIIQKLENSDADLLKTLEKYLECDKRLTETSNELYIHRNTLSNRLERIADIVSLDFNNKELVFCLRLALRQRKFNKSHD